Within Kineothrix sp. MB12-C1, the genomic segment GCAGTGAAAGAAACAGCGGATGAAAAAGAAGCGGAAACAGTGAAAGCAACAGTGGCTGAAGAAGCGGAAGAGAAAGAAGCAAGTGGAATCTCTGAAAGAAAGGCCGATGATGAAATCCCCGAAAAGGAAATGGAGCAATCGGCACCTTCTCAGGAACAGGAGAGAGTATCCGGTCCGGTAGGACGTTTCTCACAAGCCTCCGGCAATATGGTCCGAGGCGGAGAGTTCGCGAAAGAATTGCAAAATAAAATAGATGAACAGAAGTAAAAGGCAAAAAGGTTCTCATAAAACGGAACCTTTTTGTGTGTTAGTGAAATTATTAAATTTTAATGTTAACTATGTTCAAATGATGGGTGAAAGATGTTTGATTTTAATGAAGAACTGAAAAAGCTGCCCGCAAAACCGGGCGTATATATTATGCGCGATATGAAAGATACAATTATCTATGTAGGAAAAGCCATTAACCTGCATAGCCGTGTCAGATCTTATTTCCGTAAAAATATTGGCCGCGGGCCGCAAATAGATAAAATGGTGACACAGATCGACCGGTTTGAGTATATTATTACCGATTCTGAGTTGGAAGCACTTGTGCTTGAGAATAACCTGATTAAGGAGTACAGTCCCCGTTACAATACGATGCTTAAGGATGATAAAACCTATCCTTATATTAAAGTAACGGTGGCAGAACCGTTCCCACGGATACTTTTTTCCAGGGAAATGAAGAAGGATAAATCCCGCTATTTCGGCCCTTATACGAGTGCGGCGGCTGTTAAGGATACCATTGATTTAATTAATAAGCTTTATCTGTTAAGAACCTGTAACAGAAACCTCCCGAAGGATTGTGGAAAGGAACGCCCTTGTTTAAATTATCATATTAAGCAATGTGCGGGCCCCTGTCAGGCATATGTGACTCAGGAAGAGTATCGGGCACAAGTGGAAAAGGCGCTGGACTTTTTAAATGGGAATTATAAGCCCATTCTAAAGGATCTGGAGGGAAAAATGCAGGAGGCTTCCGAGAATATGGAATTCGAAGAAGCGGTAAAATATAGGGATCTGTATAATAGTGTGAAGCAGGTGGCGCAGAAACAGAAGATTACGGATAGCTATGGAGAGGATAAGGATATTATAGCCCTTGCTCTGGATGAAAACGATGCGGTAGTTCAAGTATTTTTTATCCGAAACGGGAAACTAATAGGAAGAGAACATTTCTATATGACACATGTGTCAGGGAGTAGTAAATCACAAGTGCTTCTCGATTTCGTGAAGCAATTTTATGCAGGAACCCCCTTTATCCCCAAGGAGCTGATGCTGCAGGAAGATATCGAGGATATTGAGATATTGGAAAAGTGGCTGACAGCCAGAAGGGGCAGTCGCGTATATCTTCGAGTGCCGAAAAAGGGCGCCAAGGAGAAGTTGGTGGAACTGGCAGCGAAGAATGCTGCTCTCGTATTAAGCCAGGACAGGGAGAAAATTAAAAGAGAAGAAGGAAGAACGATCGGTGCGGTAAAGGAAATCTCTTCCTTAATCGGCGTAGAAGGGATTCAACGCATGGAGGCATATGATATTTCCAATATTAGCGGCTTTGCTAACGTGGGATCCATGATTGTGTATGAAAAGGGAAAACCCAAACGCAGCGATTATCGTAAGTTCAGAATTAAGTCGGTATCCGGTCCGGATGATTATGCATGTATGAAAGAGGTGCTTACCAGGCGCTTTGTTCATGGTATGGAGGAACAGAAGGAACTTACGATGAAGGAGATGGAGAAAGAATTCGGCAGCTTCACGAAATTCCCCGATTTGATTCTTATGGATGGTGGAAAGGGGCAAGTAAATATTGCCTTGGAAGTGCTGAACGAGCTTCATATTTCTATTCCTGTCTGTGGTATGGTAAAGGACGATAATCACAGAACGAGAGGACTGTATTACAATAATGCAGAAATTCCTATTGACAGAAACTCGGAAGGATTTAAACTGATTACGAGAGTACAGGATGAAGCGCACCGCTTCGCCATAGAATATCATCGTTCTCTCCGCGGCAAATCTCAGGTCAAATCGGTGTTGGACGATATACCGGGTGTGGGTCCTACGAGAAGGAAGGCACTGATGCGCCATTTCAAATCCATCGAGGAGATTAAAGAGGCCGATGCGAAGAGGCTTTCTCAGGTGCCGGAGATTCCTTTGCATATTGCAGAAGGCATTTATGAGTTTTTTCATCAGGAGGAAACGGAGTAAGGCTTTTTCCCTTTCGTTGATTGATATTGTACAATTTCTATGTTAAAATTTATAAAATATTAAGTATCGGAAGAGAAGTCTGCTTTTGCAGGGTAAAGGGATGGATTTTCATAAAGCAATTTTTGCTTTTGTAACAGTGAGGGAATCGAACTGTTACATTGTTACTGTGAAGGTACTGAACAGTTAGGTACGATATAAAAAGACTAACTATTAAAAGTCAAGTCCCAAAGTGATATTTTTTGAATGAATTGCAGAAATGCATTTCAGATAGATAATAAACTGGAAATTATTCAATGAACATTGAAAACTGCATGACAAATAGAGCATCTTTATAGGTGCTCAAAAAGGAGATGTTCATATATCAAAACTAAGCTGCTTTTAGATAAAGCTGCCCTGATTTTTCCAGTTGATAAATCACTCTGACCAGTTTTTTTGTAGCATGGGAAAGTGCAACATTGTAGTGTTTCCCTTCGGAGCGTTTCTTCTCCAAGTAGATAGCAAAGGTTGGATCCCAATGGCAGACATACTTTGTTGCATTATATAAGGCATAGCGAAGATAGCGGGAGCCACGTTTTTCCATATGGGAATACGATGATTCTAACTGCCCTGATTGGTAGGTAGAAGGAGACATTCCGGCATAAGCAAGAATTTTATCTGGAGAGTCAAATCTACTAAAATCGCCGATTTCGGCAATAATCATGGCACCCATGCGATAGCTGATACCAGGAATCGTTAAGATTGGTGAATGGATACTGTCCATTATGGACTTGATTTCAGCTTCGATTTCATCAATCTCAGCAGAGATTTCCTGAATGAGCTTGAGGGTATGCTTTAGTTCCAAAGACTTAGCAGGCATATGAGAGCCAATCGAAGACCTTGCAGCTTCACGAAAAAGGATAGCAGTATCTTTTCCGTAGCGTCCTTTTGAAGCAGTAGACAAGAGGTTCGTTAGCCTTGTAAGGTGTGAATCAGCAATGGCAGATGCACTTGGAAATTCAGCCAGTAACGCATAAACAGATGTCATATGAAGGGTAGGAACAAGTTTCTCCAGCTCTGGAAAGAGGATTGTTACAAGACGTGAAACCGAGGATTTCAGTTTTGCCCGTTCTTTCACTTTATCAAAACGATAACGGGTTAGTGACTTAAGTTCCTCATTATGATAAGATGTGTCTGAGTAGGACTTTAAGTTCACATCAGACATGAGCATTGTAGCAATCGTATGGGCATCAACTTTATCCGTTTTCGTCTTTCTAAGGCTTAGACTTTTTCTGTAAAGATTGGTATGTAACGGATTGATAACAAAGGTGGTCAGACCTTTATCAAGAAGATATCCCAAGATGTTATAACTGTAGTGTCCAGTGGCTTCTAGCCCTACTTTTACTTTGGTTAAATCATCGGTAACGGATGCGATCTTCTGATAGAGCTCATCAAAACCATCCCGGTTGTTTGGAATGGTAAAAGCTTTAAAAAGCACTTCACCCTCTGAGTTCGTGATAAAGCAATCATGCTTATCCTTGGCAACATCAATTCCTGCGTAAATCATAGCAATACTCCTTTGAAATGTATTTGACACTGTTTGGAACCCACTGGTACTCTCTGCGATTGTAACCTCGTTCTAAATAAACCGTCATGCGGTATCTAACTGATTAACAAATATACAAAGAGACTGTGGTCGGAGCCTTTCTAAAACCATCAATGTGGTAGGAGATGGTAACCAATCCACAGTATCTCCAACAGTATATCATACTGTTTTGTATAGCATACAGTCCTTGGAGAGGGACTATAAACACTACTACTATATAATACGAGGAGAAGGTTATGGCAAGTGTAAGTTTAAAAGAGATTATTGAAAAGATGAAGCTCGAAAATCTAACGCCGGAACTGGATATTTCTAAGATGAAAATCACGCAGCCCGACATCAATAGGCCGGCATTGCAGATGGCCGGTTATTTCGAGCATTTTGAGGCGACGAGACTGCAGATTATCGGATTTGTGGAATACACATACATGCAGGGGCTGACTCAGGAATATAAAGAAGAGGTGTACAATAAGCTTCTTTCCTGTGATATTCCGGTCATTGTATTTTGTCGCGAGTTACAGCCGGATCCTTTCTTTTTACAGGTTGCGCTGGAGCATGAAGTGCCGATCCTTATGACGAAGAAGGCAACTTCTTCTTTTACTGCGGAAATTATCCGCTGGTTGAACGTGAAGCTCGCGCCGTGTATTTCTGTTCATGGTGTGCTCGTTGACGTATATGGAGAAGGCGTGCTGATTACGGGTGAAAGCGGTATCGGTAAATCGGAAGCAGCGCTTGAACT encodes:
- the hprK gene encoding HPr(Ser) kinase/phosphatase, which codes for MASVSLKEIIEKMKLENLTPELDISKMKITQPDINRPALQMAGYFEHFEATRLQIIGFVEYTYMQGLTQEYKEEVYNKLLSCDIPVIVFCRELQPDPFFLQVALEHEVPILMTKKATSSFTAEIIRWLNVKLAPCISVHGVLVDVYGEGVLITGESGIGKSEAALELIKRGHRLVTDDVVEIRKVSDDTLIGSAPDITKHFIELRGIGIVDIKSLFGISSVKDTQSIDLVIKLEDWDKDKEYDRLGLEEEYTEYLGNKIVCHNIPIRPGRNLAIICESAAVNHRQKKMGYNAAQELYTRVQNSLARRREEDEDE
- the uvrC gene encoding excinuclease ABC subunit UvrC, which codes for MFDFNEELKKLPAKPGVYIMRDMKDTIIYVGKAINLHSRVRSYFRKNIGRGPQIDKMVTQIDRFEYIITDSELEALVLENNLIKEYSPRYNTMLKDDKTYPYIKVTVAEPFPRILFSREMKKDKSRYFGPYTSAAAVKDTIDLINKLYLLRTCNRNLPKDCGKERPCLNYHIKQCAGPCQAYVTQEEYRAQVEKALDFLNGNYKPILKDLEGKMQEASENMEFEEAVKYRDLYNSVKQVAQKQKITDSYGEDKDIIALALDENDAVVQVFFIRNGKLIGREHFYMTHVSGSSKSQVLLDFVKQFYAGTPFIPKELMLQEDIEDIEILEKWLTARRGSRVYLRVPKKGAKEKLVELAAKNAALVLSQDREKIKREEGRTIGAVKEISSLIGVEGIQRMEAYDISNISGFANVGSMIVYEKGKPKRSDYRKFRIKSVSGPDDYACMKEVLTRRFVHGMEEQKELTMKEMEKEFGSFTKFPDLILMDGGKGQVNIALEVLNELHISIPVCGMVKDDNHRTRGLYYNNAEIPIDRNSEGFKLITRVQDEAHRFAIEYHRSLRGKSQVKSVLDDIPGVGPTRRKALMRHFKSIEEIKEADAKRLSQVPEIPLHIAEGIYEFFHQEETE
- a CDS encoding IS110 family transposase — protein: MIYAGIDVAKDKHDCFITNSEGEVLFKAFTIPNNRDGFDELYQKIASVTDDLTKVKVGLEATGHYSYNILGYLLDKGLTTFVINPLHTNLYRKSLSLRKTKTDKVDAHTIATMLMSDVNLKSYSDTSYHNEELKSLTRYRFDKVKERAKLKSSVSRLVTILFPELEKLVPTLHMTSVYALLAEFPSASAIADSHLTRLTNLLSTASKGRYGKDTAILFREAARSSIGSHMPAKSLELKHTLKLIQEISAEIDEIEAEIKSIMDSIHSPILTIPGISYRMGAMIIAEIGDFSRFDSPDKILAYAGMSPSTYQSGQLESSYSHMEKRGSRYLRYALYNATKYVCHWDPTFAIYLEKKRSEGKHYNVALSHATKKLVRVIYQLEKSGQLYLKAA